Proteins from a genomic interval of Pararge aegeria chromosome 26, ilParAegt1.1, whole genome shotgun sequence:
- the LOC120635257 gene encoding gastrula zinc finger protein XlCGF26.1-like, whose amino-acid sequence MGKQEATEPVSSIQKAKRNAELVLQYSTVYPFRVRGKDMLCVYCHEEFTDPGVYRNHMDEYHKTFTVSTAFAHCGGGKEYLKVDLSNLKCRLCSTPCLNLEEIATHIRDTHGVSQINTDSEIRMHPYRLNNEKWACALCDKKFASLIKLCRHTTSHYQKFTCDVCGRMYLTNEALKYHNRCSHAGSNVCRKCWTDFPTLEMKREHIKVSKSCWPFCCVTCGERFVSWEKRQDHLSEVHGREKRVYGCPDCDQTFNCRKPFYNHYTLMHSDNSYKCPCCELKFSTRKQMEEHRYGHTGEKPFQCNVCLKTFSRRKNLQQHMWIHSEMKRFVCIVCEKQFAQKVSLTGHLKSHHPEITFKN is encoded by the exons ATGGGCAAACAAGAAG cCACGGAACCGGTCAGTAGCATACAGAAGGCGAAACGCAATGCGGAACTTGTGTTGCAATACTCAACTGTGTATCCCTTCAGAGTGCGCGGCAAAGATATGCTCTGCGTCTACTGTCACGAAGAGTTCACGGATCCGGGTGTTTATCGGAACCATATGGACGAGTATCACAAAACGTTCACAGTTTCCACCGCATTTGCACATTGCGGGGGTGGGAAAGAATATTTGAAAGTAGATCTATCAAACCTCAAATGTAGACTATGTTCCACTCCATGTCTTAATTTAGAGGAGATTGCCACACATATTCGTGACACACACGGAGTTTCCCAAATCAATACAGATAGCGAAATCAGAATGCATCCATACCGTTTGAATAACGAGAAATGGGCCTGTGCTCTGTGCGATAAGAAATTTGCATCGCTCATAAAACTGTGCAGACATACCACCTCCCACTATCAGAAGTTCACGTGCGACGTCTGCGGACGCATGTATTTGACGAATGAGGCGTTGAAGTACCATAATCGGTGTAGTCATGCCGGAAGTAATGTGTGCAGAAAGTGCTGGACCGACTTCCCGACATTGGAAATGAAGAGAGAACATATTAAAGTATCTAAATCCTGCTGGCCGTTCTGTTGTGTCACGTGCGGGGAACGATTTGTTTCTTGGGAGAAGAGGCAGGACCATCTCTCAGAGGTGCACGGGCGCGAAAAACGGGTGTACGGTTGTCCAGACTGCGATCAAACTTTCAACTGCAGGAAACCTTTCTACAATCACTACACCCTGATGCACAGCGACAATAGCTACAAATGCCCGTGTTGTGAACTCAAGTTCAGTACGAGGAAACAAATGGAGGAACACAGATATGGCCACACGGGAGAGAAACCTTTTCAATGCAACGTATGCTTGAAAACGTTTTCCAGAAGGAAAAATTTGCAACAGCACATGTGGATCCATAGTGAAATGAAACGTTTTGTTTGTATCGTTTGCGAGAAGCAGTTCGCTCAAAAAGTCAGCCTCACCGGCCACTTGAAATCCCATCATCCAgagataacatttaaaaattga
- the LOC120635159 gene encoding zinc finger protein OZF-like gives MNKMRSKEYLVNNGFFSFLATEPVSSIEKAKRNAEIVLQYSTAYPFRVRGKEMLCVYCQEEFTDPNDYRNHIDECHKSFTVNAAFAHCVKAKEYLKVDITNLRCRVCSTPCDTLENMAAHIRDVHGVSQINMDCEIRMHPYRLFSEKWVCALCDKNFATLTQLCRHTTSHYQKFGCDVCGRKYLTSEALKYHTRCSHSGTHMCRKCWTDFPTLELKREHVRISVACWPFCCTICGERFVSGERRQSHLVEVHGQEKKVYECPDCDQIYKSRRPFYNHYTLVHSDNSYKCTYCVLKFSTKKQMEEHRFSHTGKKPFHCNVCSKTFSRRKNLQQHIWIHSETKRFICAVCDKQFAQNVSLKCHLRSYHPEIVSSDPF, from the coding sequence ATGAATAAGATGCGTTCCAAGGAGTATTTAGTCAACAacggatttttttcttttctagcCACGGAACCGGTCAGTAGCATAGAGAAGGCGAAACGCAATGCAGAAATTGTGTTGCAATACTCGACCGCGTATCCCTTCAGAGTGCGCGGCAAAGAAATGCTCTGCGTCTACTGCCAGGAAGAGTTCACGGATCCAAACGATTATCGGAACCATATAGACGAGTGCCACAAATCGTTCACAGTTAACGCTGCGTTTGCGCATTGCGTGAAAGcgaaagaatatttaaaagtagatataaCCAACCTCAGATGCAGGGTTTGTTCCACGCCGTGTGATACTTTGGAAAACATGGCCGCACATATACGTGATGTACATGGTGTCTCCCAAATCAATATGGATTGCGAAATCAGGATGCATCCATATCGTTTGTTCAGCGAGAAATGGGTTTGCGCGCTATGCGATAAGAATTTCGCAACACTTACACAACTCTGCAGGCATACGACCTCCCACTATCAGAAGTTCGGTTGCGATGTCTGCGGGCGCAAATATTTGACTAGTGAGGCTTTGAAATATCACACTCGATGCAGTCATTCCGGAACTCATATGTGTAGGAAGTGCTGGACCGACTTCCCGACGTTGGAGTTGAAGAGGGAACATGTCAGAATTTCGGTGGCCTGCTGGCCTTTTTGTTGCACCATATGCGGAGAACGGTTTGTTTCGGGGGAAAGGAGACAGTCTCATCTTGTCGAGGTACATGGGCAAGAGAAGAAGGTCTACGAGTGTCCAGACTGCGATCAAATCTACAAATCCCGCAGGCCCTTCTACAATCACTACACTCTTGTCCACAGCGACAACAGCTACAAATGCACGTATTGCGTCCTTAAATTCAGCACGAAAAAGCAAATGGAGGAGCACAGATTCAGTCACACCGGCAAGAAACCCTTCCATTGCAATGTGTGCTCGAAAACGTTCTCGAGGAGGAAAAATTTGCAACAGCACATATGGATCCATTCCGAAACGAAACGTTTTATTTGCGCGGTTTGCGACAAGCAGTTCGCTCAAAATGTCAGCCTCAAGTGCCATCTCAGGTCTTATCACCCTGAGATAGTGTCTTCTGATCCATTTTAG
- the LOC120635260 gene encoding LOW QUALITY PROTEIN: zinc finger protein 808-like (The sequence of the model RefSeq protein was modified relative to this genomic sequence to represent the inferred CDS: substituted 1 base at 1 genomic stop codon), with translation MAAKTSEWRPGPTVCRCCLSEGCYKDISTEYFWMGKREVYSEMLSETLDLTISYSKSGGPNSQSRLICEPCIARLRDASDFKRQVQECEKTFVQCLDPATALNDLQVSLELDKEVKVELVMKEEKRLSDDDFDDAPDFGDDDDYDDLDDQPLTKLASKIPKKEEVDVLDLLDNAKITEKRKSSSKIKSQPSKKAKTKQIASSSKEKPEPKKKKEEWSDPARENAGTIIKCTTAYPFRVNDKCIVCVYCQELYEDPDMFRKHMDVEHEQFNEKVAFYNLPKLEFIKADLTNLTCRLCMQQFETLEIIADHLKIIHGQAIDLNARLGVMPYVLRKDVFNCVVCGKSCPSLFHLNRHTITHFLSYVCHFCGKSYVATTVVDWLITARHNAKVVLKCTTMYPFRIPSNTMVCVYCCEQIEDPADYRQHMKEEHKTFNVDTAFAHTPNNYTEFLKVDCSELACRICDQPYDNIPLIARHIAEDHGKDVNLDVEVGMQMFKLGPEKWVCALCGIKLPSIRELSRHTSCHYHKYTCETCGKSYINKENLQRHIQYVHSDYKLCIKCKRNFVSVQERRKHVVDSPKCWPFCCPQCGQRFLTRRIKSDHMKDAHGQSPKTHTCPDCGKVFDKWHHYRAHFILSHTNDTFACSFCNLKFDTKRNLAEHVVIHTKEKSFPCTVCSKTFSRKKNLSQHSWVHSEYKRFECNLCNRQFNQRVSWKTHMKHYHPELELRSNNNLVWKRTTEXPRAFLFVLDKSDAYYMARRNAEYIVKLTTAYPFRLPEDSMVCVYCGESYDDPLMYRKHMDEEHQTFNVRMAFVHCHEGFIKVDCTDLQCRLCAEPFETLDDVAQHLYHKHEQPVDLSFELGMQPFKLGKDKLVCAICKAKSLCLRQLSRHTQSHFLKYTRNAEVMVTYTTAYPFRLPETSLMCVYCCESYADSAKFRQHMVSEHDTFKVETAFAHCPYEGYLKTDCTDLRCRTCGGKFTKIEDAAKHLNDAHDRKINFDFHLGIQPFKFEGEKLLCGICDRNFPCLRQLSRHMSTHYQNFTCAECGKSYTTNGSLQQHMRFTHIPDERICRRCKQTFSSLEAKREHAENSPKCWPYQCVQCAQRFIKWSAKEKHLTTVHGQATRTHSCPECNQVFTSRNSYRVHFATMHAGVNFVCSWCGRKFGTKRHLEQHTVVHTGIKLFDCTVCSKSFPRKANLAQHMWIHSDYKRFECNMCNKQFNQRVSYKSHMKAHHPEIQNY, from the exons ATGGCAGCGAAAACTTCGGAATGGCGTCCCGGTCCGACTGTATGTCGATGTTGCCTCTCGGAAGGCTGTTACAAGGACATTTCAACTGAATATTTCTGGATGGGCAAGCGGGAAGTGTACTCCGAGATGTTATCAGAGACTTTGGATTTAACT ATATCATACTCCAAGTCGGGAGGACCGAACAGCCAGAGTCGTCTAATATGCGAGCCATGCATCGCTAGGCTGCGCGACGCTTCTGACTTCAAGCGCCAAGTCCAAGAGTGCGAGAAGACCTTTGTACAGTGCCTCGACCCTGCCACCGCACTAAATGACCTACAAG TAAGCCTAGAACTGGACAAGGAGGTGAAGGTGGAATTGGTTATGAAGGAGGAGAAGCGTCTGAGCGATGACGACTTTGACGACGCGCCCGATTTCGGCGATGACGACGACTATGATGACC TTGACGACCAGCCATTGACTAAACTAGCGAGTAAAATACCCAAAAAGGAGGAAGTCGATGTGCTCGATTTACTCGACAACGCGAAAATAACTGAGAAGAGGAAATCCTCGTCGAAAATTAAGTCGCAGCCGTCCAAAAAGGCGAAAACCAAGCAGATCGCCAGCTCGAGCAAGGAGAAACCGGAGCCGAAGAAGAAAAAAG aggAGTGGTCCGACCCAGCGCGGGAAAACGCCGGTACGATCATAAAATGTACGACCGCCTACCCCTTCCGGGTGAACGATAAGTGCATAGTCTGCGTCTACTGCCAGGAACTCTACGAGGACCCTGACATGTTCAGGAAGCATATGGATGTGGAACATGAACAGTTCAACGAGAAAGTAGCGTTCTACAACCTCCCCAAACTAGAATTCATAAAAGCAGATCTCACTAATCTGACTTGCAGACTATGCATGCAGCAGTTCGAAACCCTTGAAATTATCGCGGACCACCTGAAAATTATACACGGACAAGCTATAGACTTAAACGCGAGACTCGGTGTCATGCCTTACGTTCTACGCAAAGACGTCTTCAATTGCGTCGTATGCGGAAAGAGTTGCCCATCTCTCTTCCACCTGAATCGCCACACAATAACTCATTTCCTGAGCTACGTATGCCATTTTTGCGGCAAAAGTTACGTTGCGACGACTG TTGTGGATTGGTTAATCACGGCGCGTCACAACGCTAAGGTAGTTTTGAAATGCACGACAATGTATCCGTTTAGGATACCCAGTAATACCATGGTATGCGTGTACTGCTGCGAGCAAATCGAGGACCCGGCCGATTACCGGCAGCACATGAAGGAGGAGCACAAAACCTTCAACGTGGATACCGCGTTCGCCCACACACCGAATAACTACACGGAGTTCCTGAAAGTGGACTGTAGCGAGCTGGCGTGCAGGATCTGCGACCAGCCGTACGACAACATACCCCTGATCGCTCGACACATTGCCGAGGATCACGGCAAAGACGTGAACCTGGACGTCGAGGTGGGCATGCAGATGTTCAAGCTCGGCCCGGAGAAATGGGTGTGCGCGCTGTGCGGTATCAAACTGCCGAGCATCCGCGAGCTGAGCCGGCACACGAGTTGCCACTACCACAAGTACACTTGCGAGACCTGCGGCAAGTCCTACATCAACAAGGAGAACCTGCAGCGCCATATACAGTACGTGCACAGCGATTACAAGCTCTGCATTAAGTGCAAGAGGAACTTTGTGTCGGTGCAGGAGCGTCGCAAGCACGTCGTCGACTCTCCCAAATGCTGGCCGTTCTGTTGCCCGCAATGCGGACAGAGGTTCCTGACCAGACGGATCAAGAGCGACCACATGAAAGACGCCCACGGCCAGAGCCCGAAGACTCACACTTGCCCGGATTGCGGGAAAGTTTTCGACAAGTGGCACCACTATAGAGCACATTTCATACTGTCTCATACGAACGACACGTTCGCATGCTCCTTTTGTAACCTCAAGTTTGACACCAAACGCAATCTCGCGGAGCATGTGGTCATACACACGAAAGAGAAGTCGTTCCCTTGTACGGTTTGCTCCAAAACGTTCTCGAGGAAGAAGAATCTATCGCAGCACAGTTGGGTGCACAGCGAGTATAAGCGTTTCGAATGCAACCTCTGCAACAGGCAGTTCAACCAGCGAGTCAGCTGGAAGACTCACATGAAACACTACCACCCTGAGTTG GAATTGCGGAGTAACAATAATTTGGTTTGGAAACGAACAACTGAATGACCCAGGGCATTTCTTTTTGTTCTAGACAAAAGTGATGCGTATTACATGGCGCGGCGCAACGCGGAGTATATCGTGAAATTAACCACAGCGTACCCATTCAGGCTTCCAGAAGATTCCATGGTTTGTGTGTACTGCGGCGAGAGTTACGATGACCCCTTGATGTACAGAAAGCACATGGACGAAGAGCACCAGACGTTCAATGTGCGAATGGCTTTCGTGCACTGTCACGAGGGCTTCATCAAAGTGGACTGTACGGATCTACAGTGTCGGCTGTGCGCCGAACCGTTCGAAACGCTGGACGACGTAGCGCAACATCTGTACCATAAACACGAACAACCGGTCGACCTCTCGTTCGAACTCGGCATGCAACCGTTCAAACTAGGGAAGGACAAGTTAGTCTGCGCTATCTGTAAAGCGAAGTCCCTCTGCCTCAGACAGTTGAGTCGGCACACGCAATCCCACTTCTTAAAATACAC ACGCAATGCCGAAGTCATGGTGACATATACGACCGCCTACCCCTTCAGATTGCCAGAGACGTCACTTATGTGCGTATACTGCTGCGAGTCTTACGCCGACTCCGCCAAGTTCCGACAGCATATGGTCTCGGAGCACGATACCTTCAAAGTGGAAACAGCTTTCGCCCACTGTCCATACGAAGGGTACCTCAAAACTGACTGCACTGATCTCCGATGTAGAACGTGTGGAGGGAAGTTCACAAAAATCGAGGACGCCGCGAAACATTTGAACGATGCCCACGACAGAAAAATcaatttcgattttcatttggGTATTCAGCCGTTCAAATTCGAGGGCGAGAAGCTCTTGTGCGGGATCTGCGACAGGAATTTCCCTTGCCTCCGACAACTCAGTCGGCATATGTCAACACACTATCAGAACTTCACCTGTGCGGAGTGCGGGAAGTCCTACACTACGAACGGATCCCTCCAGCAGCATATGAGGTTCACTCATATACCCGATGAGAGAATTTGCAGAAGGTGCAAGCAGACGTTTAGTTCCTTGGAGGCAAAGCGAGAGCATGCGGAGAACTCGCCCAAATGTTGGCCTTACCAGTGCGTCCAATGCGCGCAAAGGTTCATAAAATGGTCGGCTAAGGAGAAGCATTTGACAACAGTGCACGGCCAAGCGACTCGAACTCACTCGTGCCCGGAGTGCAACCAAGTTTTCACATCGAGGAATTCCTACAGAGTCCATTTTGCTACAATGCACGCGGGAGTGAACTTCGTTTGTTCGTGGTGCGGCAGGAAGTTCGGCACGAAGCGTCACCTAGAGCAGCATACAGTTGTACATACGGGAATAAAACTATTCGACTGTACCGTCTGCTCTAAGTCATTTCCGCGTAAAGCTAATTTGGCGCAACACATGTGGATACACAGCGACTACAAGCGTTTCGAATGCAACATGTGCAATAAACAGTTTAACCAGCGCGTCAGTTACAAATCGCACATGAAGGCACATCATCCCGAAATACAAAactattga